From a region of the Oncorhynchus kisutch isolate 150728-3 unplaced genomic scaffold, Okis_V2 scaffold1090, whole genome shotgun sequence genome:
- the LOC116364477 gene encoding uncharacterized protein LOC116364477 codes for MLLSVEDFNVDEVGSSGSVDMIRAIPEPPNPDKVVDITTPLTNLEVLDETLVLQSGFTTAHCTPPPGFSPAPCIPPPGFALATCTSSPSLAANAMQGFGTKVILKQMVLLFLERLPPASEDLESEFLTITDRICMLFQSITARFHNIVNEELEKCTDSDSKQYWAYTFYWEYMKRYPSSQCLGIEAFTCDEERCLVVAKMFAKKMCPKMLPSAADFDKAEDSGSNGSVDLNLAILETANPVKVVDITTPLTTNPVNLEVLDETLVLQSGVATAHCTPPPGFTPAHCTPPTEFSLAPCIPPPGFALATCTSSPSIAANAMQGFGTIVILKQMVLFFLERLPPASEDLESEFLTITDRICTLFQSITDRFRNIVNEELEKCTDSDSKKYWAYTFYWEYMKRYPSSQCLGIEAFTCDEERCLVVAKMFAKKMCPKMLPSAADFDMAEDSGSNGSVDLNLAIL; via the exons ATGCTCCTCTCAGTGGAAGACTTTAATGTGGATGAAGTAGGGAGCAGTGGG TCTGTGGACATGATCCGGGCAATCCCAGAGCCCCCTAACCCTGATAAAGTggtagacatcacaacacccctgaccAACCTTGAGGTTTTGGATGAAACACTTGTCCTTCAGTCAG GCTTTACCACGGCACACTGcaccccaccaccaggcttttcCCCAGCACCCTGCATTCCACCCCCAGGCTTTGCCCTGGCAACCTGCACCTCGTCGCCAAGCTTGGCCGCTAATGCCATGCAGGGCTTTGGCACCAAAGTCATCCTGAAACAAATGGTCCTGCTATTCTTGGAGAGGCTCCCTCCTGCGTCAGAGGACCTTGAGTCAGAGTTCCTGACTATCACTGATCGTATCTGCATGCTGTTTCAAAGCATCACTGCCAGATTCCACAACATTGTTAatgaggagctggagaagtgtaccgactctgacagtaAGCAGTACTGGGCTTACACCTTCTACTGGGAGTACATGAAGAGGTACCCATCATCCCAGTGCCTGGGGATTGAAGCCTTCACATGtgatgaggagagatgtttagtggtggccaaaatgtttgcaaaaaagATGTGCCCCAAGATGCTCCCCTCAGCAGCAGACTTCGACAAGGCTGAAGATTCAGGCAGCAATGGA TCTGTGGACTTGAACCTGGCAATCCTAGAGACCGCTAACCCTGTCAAAGTggtagacatcacaacacccctgaccACTAATCCAGTCAACCTTGAGGTTTTGGATGAAACACTTGTCCTtcagtcag GCGTTGCCACGGCACACTGcaccccaccaccaggctttACCCCGGCACACTGCACCCCACCAACAGAATTTTCCCTAGCACCCTGCATTCCACCCCCAGGCTTTGCCCTGGCAACCTGCACCTCGTCGCCAAGCATTGCCGCTAATGCCATGCAGGGTTTTGGCACGATAGTCATCCTGAAACAAATGGTCCTGTTTTTCTTGGAGAGGCTCCCTCCTGCATCAGAGGACCTTGAGTCAGAGTTCCTGACTATCACTGATCGTATCTGCACGCTGTTTCAAAGCATCACTGACAGATTCCGCAACATCGTTAatgaggagctggagaagtgtaccgactctgacagtaAGAAGTACTGGGCTTACACCTTCTACTGGGAGTACATGAAGAGGTACCCATCATCCCAGTGCCTGGGGATTGAAGCCTTCACATGtgatgaggagagatgtttagtggTGGCCAAAATGTTTGCAAAGAAGATGTGCCCCAAGATGCTCCCCTCAGCAGCAGACTTCGACATGGCTGAAGATTCAGGCAGCAATGGA TCTGTGGACTTGAACCTGGCAATCCTATAG